Proteins encoded by one window of Labrus bergylta chromosome 2, fLabBer1.1, whole genome shotgun sequence:
- the tango2 gene encoding transport and Golgi organization protein 2 homolog: MCIIFLKFDPRPASKNAYRLILAANRDEFYNRPSKAADFWGTNSEILSGLDLEYGKEGGTWLGISKRGKLAAITNYLEGHPNPDAQGRGFLVSNYLMDKDQDCYSYLKKVSTESHVYNGFNLITAEFKAEQDTVCYYGNRGSPEPIHLKPGVYSLSNSLLDTPWRKLLQGKRHFTSVVNDQSLSCDGLVQELLGVLNNEDLNTPDPAQESQGDGYSLSMIQALSAVCVRYPHYGTRTNTVILIDAEGNVTFTERTMLNCDTSKWSTSSFQFTLQD, translated from the exons gctGATTTTGGCTGCAAACAGAGACGAGTTCTACAACAGGCCGTCCAAAGCTGCAGACTTCTGGGGGACCAACAGTGAGATCCTCAGTG GCCTGGACCTTGAATATGGCAAAGAAGGAGGGACATGGCTGGGGATCAGCAAGCGGGGAAAGCTTGCCGCAATCACCAACTACTTGGAGGGACATCCCAACCCTGACGCACAGGGGAGAG GGTTTCTAGTGTCCAACTACCTTATGGACAAGGATCAGGACTGCTACTCATACCTTAAGAAGGTGTCGACAGAAAGCCACGTGTACAACGGCTTTAACCTCATCACAGCCGAGTTCAA AGCCGAACAAGACACTGTGTGTTACTATGGAAACAGAGGCAGCCCTGAACCCATCCATCTAAAACCag GAGTGTACAGCTTGAGTAATTCGTTGCTGGACACTCCATGGAGGAAACTGCTGCAGGGAAAGCGACACTTCACCAGCGTCGTCAACGATCAGTCGCTGTCCTGCGACGGCCTGGTGCAAGAGCTGCTCGGCGTCCTCAACAATGAGGATCT GAACACACCTGATCCAGCTCAGGAGAGCCAGGGGGACGGTTACAGCCTGTCCATGATCCAGGCTctgtcagcagtgtgtgttcGCTACCCTCATTATGGCACAAG GACTAACACAGTAATCCTGATAGACGCAGAAGGTAACGTGACCTTCACAGAGCGCACCATGCTCAACTGTGACACCAGCAAGTGGAGCACCAGCTCCTTCCAGTTCACACTGCAGGACTGA